CGCGCCGATTCGGGGATCCTCTCCGATGCCGGTTCGCCCCGTCCCAGTCCCAGTCCCATGAATTCCCGGACCCCCGCCCGTGCACGAAGGCTGACTTGTGTGAATTACGTATCCGCGGCTATCGCATGGACGGCGGCCGCGCACCCTGTACCGCCCACCGGGGGAGCCGGTTGACGGATTCGTCGGTCCTGCTCAACGAGCGCACATGGCATAGTGTCACGATCTGCGATGCGATCGCGGTCGCGGCAACTACCGGCCAGGGTGGCCACGTTGGCTACGGCGTTCGCACATCAGTGAGGCGTCGCGAGGGAATTCAATGAGGGTGAAGCGCTGGCCGGCGCCGGCCATGGCCGGGTCGCTCGCCGGATACGACGCGGGCCGGGGCCGTGTCGAACAGTTCCGCCGGATCCCTCCGGTCGCATTTGCCCGCAGGCAGACGCACGCCTACGTCATCAGGCAAATCCCCGAAGGCGACGGCCGTCTGCCCGCCGGCAACCTCTGCCCCCGCGTCGTCCCGTACGCGAGCCGGCGGGACTCGTCGAGCCGCATGACCCGGGTGACCGGCATGCGCAGGGGGGCGGAGTGGTGAGCGAAGGCGAGGTGTTCCGCCCGTGGGGCGTGGTGGCCGCGGCCTTCTGGACGGGCGCGCCCGGGCCCACCCCCGACCTGCCCGGGCCCACTCCCGAGCCGCCCGCTGCTGCACCACCGGCATCCGCCGGACCCCCGGACGTGCCTGCCCGGATCGCCGTCATCGCCGCCCTGGCCGCCGAAGGCAGCGTGGACCAGGCCGTGCTGCACGCCGAGCAGCTCGACACCGCGTACGGAGCCGCCACCGCCGGAACCCCCACCACCGCCCTCGCCGACATCCGCGAGGTGCGCGGCTACCTCGCCAGCCTGGCCGGCGACACCCGGGCGGCGGTCGGCTGGTACCTGGACGCGCTGCGCCTGCGTGCCGCCCTGCAAGGCCCCGCGCACCCCGACACCGGGGCCGCGGTCCGCCGCACGTACAGCCTCTGGCGAACCGTCGCGGACCCCGCCCTCGGGCAGGCCCTCGGCGCGGAACTCCTGGCCACGGCCGTCGCCGTCCAGGGCCGGGACAGTGCGGCCGCACGCCGCATCCGTGCGGTCCTGGCCGACCCGGCCCCCGACTGGTCGCACGACACTCCGACCGAACTGACGGCGTCCTGGGAGGACGCCTTCACCCTCTGGGAACGCGAGGACCCCTGACGTCCGCCCCCGCCCCCGTCCCCTGCCGGCAGGCGCCGCGGCTCAGCGGTCCGACTGGCGGGCCCGGAAGTCCGCGCGCACGGCGTCCAGGATCTGCGCGGCCTCGTCCAGGCCAAGCCGGCGGCAGCGCTTGGCGGCGGCCGAGAGGCGGGCCATCGCCTCCGAGGCCCGGCCGAGGCCGTTGTACTCGATCACCGCGGCCAGCCGGACGGATTCGGCCCGGGGCACTTCGCCCTGCTCGCCGTCCCGTTCGTGCGCGGCGACGGACGCCTCCGCTTCCGCCAGGGCGTCGGTGAAGCGCTCGGCCGCGGCGAGGACACGGGCCCGCTGGTAGTGGATGGTGCCGGACTCGTACGCGTGGGAGAAGCCGTCCGTGTCCTGCGGCACCGCCGTGCACACGGCGTCGGCCTCCGCCAGGTGGGCGAGTGCCTCCGCCACCCCCGGCGGCTCCTCCGCCACCCCGGGCTGCTGCTCCGCGTCCCCCGCCCCGGGGCGCTCGCCGAGCGGGGTCAGCCGGGCGAACTCGCACATCATCCGGATGATCACCGGCGGGTTGGCCGCCTTCGCATGCGCCTCGACGGCACGGGCGTACGCCGCGCGGGCGGCGTCCCACCGGTCGGCCGCCGCCAGCGACACCGCCGCCTCCGACGCCACCAGCGTCAGCACCGCCGGGTCGTCCTCCCAGCCCGCGACGGTGTCCGCCAGCCGCAGGAACACCTCCGCCGCGGCCCGGTGCTCCTCCAGCATGCGCAGACCGCGCCCCAGGGTCAGCCGGACCTGGGCGTGCAGCCGCTCGTCGAGGACACCCGACTCGTCCGCGTCGACGGACTCCAGGACGGCGACGGCCTCCTCCGGCCGGCCCGCGCGCGTGAGGACGTCCGCGAGCTGGAGCCGCATGTCGGCCGCCGCGTCGTGCGCGCCGCTCCGGTCGTGGCGGGCGGCGGCCTCGGACAGGTGCCGCACCGCGGTGGCCGCGTCCCCGACGTGCGAGGCCGCGTGCCCGAGCATGGCGTGCACGGAGACCAGCGGGAAGTCGGTCGCGCCGTGCCGTACGGCGAGCGCGATCACCTGGTGGAGCGGCTCGACGGCCTCCCCGTACCTGCCCTGCGCGAACAGCGTCTGGGCGAGGATCGAGCGGGTGCGCATGCCCAGCCAGGGGCGGCCGGACGCCTCGACCTCCTCCAGCGCGGCCCGCAGGTGGCCCTCCGCCCGCTCCGGCGCGCCGCGGCGCAGCGCCAGATCCGCCGTGAACTCCAGCGCGCCCGCCCTGCGGTGCGGTACGGCAAGCCGTTCGGCCTCGGAGCGCAGCAGCGCGACGGTCTCCTCGAACCGTTCGAGGGCGGCCGCGGAGACCTCCGGAAGCTCCACCACGGCGTCGTGGTAGGCGGCGTAGGCGCGGAAGTAGACGACGGTCAGGTACTCCTCGGCGGCTTCGGCCGCGTCGGCGGCGTCGGCGTCCGCCGCCCGGTCGGACGGCCCGGCCGGCAGGCCCGGGGAGTCCGCCGACGCGGCCAGCTCCTCCGCCTCGCGCAGGACCGCGTCCAGGCCGGCCCGGATCCCCGCCCGGTCCACAGCAGCCCCGGCATCGGAACCACCATCGGCAGCGCCGTCGGAACCGGAACCGGAACCGTCCCCGGTCCTCCGTACGGACGCCCAGGCCAGGGCCCGCGCCCGGCAGACGAGCGCGTCCCACGGCAGGCCGGCCGCGCCGAACAGCCCGGCGGCCTCCGTCATCGCGGCCACGGCCTCGGTCTCCCGGTCGTCCCCGAACAGCCCGTACGCGCGCTGCTCCACGAGCTCGGCGCGCAGGCGCCCCTCCGGGCCGAGCCGGTCGTCGTGCACGTACCCGTCCGCCCCGGCCACGGCGGCGATCCGCTGCCACAGCGGCGTGTCACCGGGGTGCGCCAGCACGGCCATCCGCCGGGCCTCCCGCACCAGCTCGACGAAGTCCTCCGGAATCGCGAGGGCGGCCGGAGCACCGGGGGCGCTGTTCCCGCCGCTCCCGCTCCCGCCCCCGGAGCCGGACCCCGCGCCCGCGGCGGCCGTACGCAGCCCCAGCGGCAGCGGCTCCCCGGTCAGCGGCGCGCACGCCAGCCGCGCGCGCCGCCGGTCGCCGACCCCCGTCGTGCCGTTGCGCGCGTCGAACGCCGCGGCCAGGGACTCCCCTTCCGCCCGTACGGTCTCCAGCAGTTCCCCCGCCGTCCAGCTCCGTCCGGGCGGCCCGGCCACCGGCGTGTCCGCGTGCCCGTCCGAGACGAGCCGGGCGAGGAGCACCTCCACGCCGGTCAGGAAGCCGAGGCGGGCCAGCGGCGCGCCGACCGCCTCGAAGAGCGGCCGGTTCTCGGCGAGGATCTCCAGGCCGCGGCCCTCGTTGCGGGTGAGGGCGCAGAACTCCAGGTGCAGCCCGACCTCGTCCTGCATGCCCGTCATGCCGCGGACCCGCCGGTAGCCGCTCAGGTGGTGCGAGCGCGCCTCGTCCAGGCGGCCGGACCGCACCAGCGGCAGCAGCGCCTGCGCCTGGCTCATCTGCGGTTCGTCGGAGCAGGACGATGCGCCCTCCAGGACCGGACGCCACACCTCCAGCGCCGCCGCGTCGTCGCCGGCGCGGACGCGGTGCAGCGCATGGTGGCGCGTCTCGCAGGCCTCGCAGTCGCTGAGCCGGGTGCGGGGCCGGGTCGCCCACAGGTCGTACGCCGCATCCGTGCCCACCCCGGTGTGCGCCGCGAGGTGGTACCGCATCGCCGCCACCGGCTGCACGCCGTGGCCGTCCGCCTCGTACCGCTCCCGCATGCGCCCGATCCAGCCCTCGATCGTCGCCGGCGGCACCTCCGGCACCTGGAGCAGCGACGTCGCGACCCACTTGAAGCGCCACAGGACCTGGTGCGCCTCCCATTCGCTGAACGAGCCCGGCGCCTCCTCCCACAGCTTCAGCAGCCGCGCGAACACCACCGGCGACTTGCGGTGCTCGCCGGTGTTCTCGTACGCCGCCATCAGCTCCATCAGCGCCGTGACCAGGATGTCCGGCTTGTCGAACGGCTCGGCGGCCTCGACCAGCTCCTCCGCGGTGACGGTGCGCGGCAGGCCGTACGGGCGCTCGTTGTTCTCGCGCAGCGCTTCGAACACGGCCTCGGGGGTGTCCAGCATCTACTGCTCCTTCCGGGGCTCGTCGGAACCGGGAGCGGACTGTGCGCCGCCGGGGTGCATGGCATGGGTGAGGAGGCTGATGAACGCCCGGTTCAGCAGGGCGCTCTCGTTCGCCTTCAGGGGCCGCCGGCTCAGCAGCAGCGCCTGCCCCAGCAGCGACTCGGCCGCGGCGACGGCAAGCCCCCGCTCGGTGATCGTCACGGCCTGGCGGACCAGCGGGTTGAGGTGGTTGAGGACGAGCTGCGCGCGCGGGGTCTCGCTGCGCAGCGAGCCGAGGATGTCGGCCCACAGGCCGTCGCTGTCGGCGGCCAGCCCGGACCGCGTCCGCTCGTGGCGGGCCTCCCGGTTGTCCAGCAGCAGCACCGGCGCGGTGACCGGCTGGAAGTCGCGCAGGACGACGTCGCAGTCGTGCGCGGCGACCGTCTCGCGGGCGACGGCGAGGAACGCGGCGGCCCGGATCTCCGCGGACGGGTCCACGGCATCGAGGTGCGCCGTGACGGTCGCCGGATCCAGGTCGGTGACGGCCGTCCCCGGCCGGATCTCCGGCAGCCGGTGCACCAGGTCGCGGTCGTACGTGTATCCGCCGTTGACGACGCCGAGGCCGGCGGCGGAGGCGATCGGGGCGACCTGGCGGAACTCCTCGACGCTGCGGGCCACGAGCACGGTGGGGTGCGACCGCGCGAACTCCTCCAGGGTGACGTTCCCGTCGGTCGTCTCGAAGGGCAGCCACGGCAGGACGATGCGCAGCAGCTCGTCGTCGTAGCGGGCGAGCGCCTTGACTGCGAGGTGGTGCACGTCGATGAAGCGGTGCAGCAGCGCCGGGTCGCTCGCGGCGAGGCCGGTCAGCCAGTCGCGGATGCGCACGCCCAGCGCGTCCCGTACGGCGGCGAGGGTGCCGTCCTCGTACAGGGCCTCCCGGGAGGCCGTCGGCCGCAGGCTCGTCGTGTCGATGACGCAGCGCACGAAGAACGCCCAGTCGGGCAGGAGCTCGGACGCCTGGTCGCTGAGCAGCATCCCCTTGAGGTGGACGCGGTGCCCGGCGCGCTGGGCCGGGCTGAGCGCGGTCGGCAGCACGTACGCGACGCCGCGCAGGCCGGCGGCCGGCAGGTCGAGCTCGATGGTGTCGAGGGGCGTGAAGTCGAAGACGGAGCGGCAGTAGGCGGTCAGCGCCTCGCGGCGCGCGAGCGGCGAGCCGTGCTGCTGCTGCCACGGCGGGGCCTCGTCGATACGGGTGCGCGCGCCGTCCTCGCCGACGACGGCCACCTCGTGCGGCAGCAGGCGCCCGTAGTGGCGGGCCAGCTCGACGACCCGGGCGTGGGCCGTCCATTCGGCGTTGTCGGCGCGGGGGGTGAGCCGCACGGTGGTGCCGGGCTCCGGCACGGCGCCGGCGGGAAGGGTGCGGATGGTGTACCGGCCGTCGGAGTGGCCGCGCCACTCGACGGCGGGCGCGGCGGGGTCGGCGGCGTGCCGGCTGACCACGGTGATCTCGTCGGCGACGACGAAGCAGGCGAGCAGGCCGATGCCGAACTGGCCGATGAAGTCCCCGCGCTCGGCGGCGAGCCCGGCCCCGTCCAGGCCGCCGTCGGCGGTCCGCTTGGAGCTGCGGCCGATGGTCGCGAGGAACCGGTGCACGTCGGCCTCGGTCAGGCCGATGCCGGTGTCGGTGATGGTGAGCGTGCCGCCGGTCCGCACGGTGATCGCGGCGGGTGCGCCGGGGTCGGCGGCCCGGCGGGCGGTGATGGCGTCAACCGAGTTCTGCAGGAGTTCCCGCAGGTAGACGCGGGGGCTGGAGTAGAGGTGGTGGGACAGCAGGTCGACCAGGCCGCGCAGGTCGACCTGGAAGGTGTGGGCGGATGCGGAGTGCGACACCTGTACGGGATCTTTCGTTCGGCGCGCCGCGCGGGGCGGCGGCAGGACGGGGGAGGAGGTCTGGGCCGGCCCGGGGTCAGGCGCCGACGGAGGAGCGGTAGTTGCGGTAGGCCGCCACGGGGTCGCCGCCGTTGATGTAGTACCAGGGGAACTCGGAGACGACGCCGCCGGTCGCGTCGAAGCAGCGGCGTGCGTACTCCTTGTCCCCGGCGAGCGCGAACGCCATGGCGAAGGAGTTGCACGCCTGCACCCGGCCGTCTCCTGCCGCGAAGCCGGCGTGGAGGACGGACCGGTCGGCGGCCTCCCGCAGCGAACGCACGACGTCGGAGCCGCGCATGTACTGCGCGCACGCCTCGCCGTCGAGGTCCAGCCAGTGCTCGATGTGCGCGAGCGCGACGAGCTGCCCCAGCAGGCTCCCCTCGGGCGCCTTCAGCATTGACGCGCGGGCGAAGGCGTGCATCTCCTCGTGCGAGCCGCCCCACTTCCGGCACACCTGCTGCAAGTGCTGCTGGTGGGCCCGCAGATGGAACGGGTCGCGCCGCACCACCGCCTCGAACCGCCGCTGCGCGACGACCGGGCCGACTTCGAGGCCGCGGCCGCTGGTCTGCAGCACCTGCCAGGGCGAGACCCAGTCGGGCTCGCGTTCGGCGGCCGCGTAGAGGAACGTTTCGGCACGGCGCAGCCGCTCGTGGAACACCTCGAACTGGGCCCGCGACACGTGCGTGGCCCGCGCGCCGGTCCGCGCCTCCCAACCCCAGCCCACATAACGCGTCCCGGCGACCAGCAGCGGCAGCGCCGAGTCCGGCTCGGCCGCGATCGCCCGGTGGATCCACTCCTCCACCCCGGCGACCTCGGAGAGCGTCCACAGCATCCCGGCCCGGTCACCGTTGTCGGGCCGCGCGGCGAGCCCGTCCCGCACCCCCGCCCAGTCACCGGCCTCAGCGGCCTCCCGCACCCGCGTGACCGCAGGGTCGCCGCAGTCCTTCTCCAACCGCACACCGCCCCTGCCGACCCACCGCCGCAGCGACAGCCCCGCCCCCCGGAGCAACGCCATACCCACCCCTTGCTTGTCCCGCTACACGTCCATGACCAGGGCCGATGCCGGACCGCCCCCGCAAACCACTGAGTATCACGCCCCAGGGACACCCGCACAAACACTTTCCCGCCCCGCGCCAGACATGTGGCCGACAACCCCCACACACCGCCCGGAAGCCTCGCCCGGCCGGTGCCTACGACCTGGGGAGGGGGACCAGGGGAGGGGGTCGGATCGGTCCGCGGAGTGAGGCGGGCGGCTCGGGCGCGGCGATAGCGTCGGAGAGGGCGGGCGCGCAGTGCCTGAGGCGCCCCCTGTGAGCGCGAACGGACGGGTGGTGCAGTGGCGGTGGGCGAGGGCGTGGGCGTCGGCGGGTGGCAGGGGGAGTTGCTGGACCTGGAGGGGTACCTCGGGCGGACCGGGTTCCGGGGGGAGCGGGCAGCGACCGAGGGCGTGCTGCGGGAGCTGGTGCGGGCGCATGTGACCGCACTGCCGTTCGAGAACTTCGACGCCGTGCTCGGGGCGGCCATTCCGCTTGACGTGCCGGCCGTGCAGGACAAGATGCTGCGGCGCCGACGGGGCGGATACTGCTACGAGCATGCCGCGCTCTTCGCCGCCGCTCTCGAAAGGCTCGGGTTCCGCTTCACCGCCCTGCACGGTCGCGTAACCCTCGGCTCGGAGAAGGTCACGCCCGCCACGCACGCGCTGCTGCTCGCCGAAATCCCCGGCGACGACCGCCGCTGGCTGTGCGACGTGGGGTACGGCGCCGGCCCGCTGGAGCCGCTCGAACTGCTCGACGGCGCCCGGTCCGAGGCCGGAGGGTGGCCGTTCCGGTTGGAGCGGCGGCCGGGGGAGTTCGGCATCGACCACTGGTGGCTGCACCACCGCGGCCCGGACGGCTGGGTCGACCGGCACACCTTCACGCTCACCCCGCAGCACCCCGTCGACTACGTCGGCGGCAGCCACTACGTCGGCACGCACCCCCGGTCGCCGTTCACCCGCCGCGCCTACGCCCAGCGGTTCGACGGCCGCCGCCACCAGATCCTCGACGGGGACGAATGGACGACCGTCCTCCCGGACGGCACCCGCAGCAGCCGCACCGTGCACCCGCGCGACCTGGGCCGGGTGCTGGGGGAGGAGTTCGCGATCGTCCTCGACGAGGACACCGCAGCCCTGCTCGCCGACAGGACGGCCGCCAACACCCCGCCTCCCCGATGAGGCCCGACACCTCCGCGCCGCCGCCCCGCGCCTTCGCCGCATGCACACGTGGTGGCCGAGGATCCTCCCCTCCCGGAGCGCCCCTAGGGTGCCCGTCAGGAACTGTCCAGCAGGACCCGGCCGGGGCATGCTCCCGGCCGGCGCACGCTCGCCTTCGTGGCCACCCGCCCGGCCGACCGGGCGGACCTGACCGCGGCCGCCCGCCCGCACGGTGTCAGCGCCCGTACAGGCACCGCCGCTCCGCCGCGTACGTGCCGTCCGGCAGGACCGCGTCCGTGAGCTCGAACTGCTCGCCGGCGCCGGCGCCGCCTGGGCCCGGCCACGTGAGGACGGTCCCCGCGGGCCGACTGCTGGGGAGGTGGACGGGCTGGCCGTCGGCGGCGCGGACACCGATCAGGGTGTAGGTCCGCAGGACCCGCGCGCCCGGAACCGGCTGTGCCGCCGGGCGGGCGGCGGCCCGGTGCGTCCGCGCCCGGCGCAGGAGGAAGAACACCAGGGCAACGGTGAGGCCGCCGAGCACGTCCGCCGTCCAGCCGGTGAGTACGGCGTGCATCGTCATCACTCTCCTCGCCTTCCGCGCCATGCCCGGCCGCCCCGGGGCAGCGACCGTCGCTCAGGGTCCTCGGCGGACGAACGGCCGCGCCCGGTGGAGCGCTCCCCGCCGCCGAGGCGCTCGCGCAGGGCACCGTAGTGCTCGCTGAGGTAGGCGATGGCGTGCTTCGCGGCGAGAGCGACGAGCATCGTGTACGGCGCGGGCTCGGCCAGGAGGTCGCCGGCGCCCTCGGCGACGGCCTTCAAAGGCACCTCCTGCACGACCTTGTACAGCCCGAACAGGCCCGCGCCCGGCAGCACGACGAGCGCACCCTTCGCCGCGGCCTCCCGCAGGAGGGCGAGGGCGCGCTCCGCCTGGGTCTTGACCGTCGACCCC
Above is a genomic segment from Streptomyces globosus containing:
- a CDS encoding HSP90 family protein encodes the protein MSHSASAHTFQVDLRGLVDLLSHHLYSSPRVYLRELLQNSVDAITARRAADPGAPAAITVRTGGTLTITDTGIGLTEADVHRFLATIGRSSKRTADGGLDGAGLAAERGDFIGQFGIGLLACFVVADEITVVSRHAADPAAPAVEWRGHSDGRYTIRTLPAGAVPEPGTTVRLTPRADNAEWTAHARVVELARHYGRLLPHEVAVVGEDGARTRIDEAPPWQQQHGSPLARREALTAYCRSVFDFTPLDTIELDLPAAGLRGVAYVLPTALSPAQRAGHRVHLKGMLLSDQASELLPDWAFFVRCVIDTTSLRPTASREALYEDGTLAAVRDALGVRIRDWLTGLAASDPALLHRFIDVHHLAVKALARYDDELLRIVLPWLPFETTDGNVTLEEFARSHPTVLVARSVEEFRQVAPIASAAGLGVVNGGYTYDRDLVHRLPEIRPGTAVTDLDPATVTAHLDAVDPSAEIRAAAFLAVARETVAAHDCDVVLRDFQPVTAPVLLLDNREARHERTRSGLAADSDGLWADILGSLRSETPRAQLVLNHLNPLVRQAVTITERGLAVAAAESLLGQALLLSRRPLKANESALLNRAFISLLTHAMHPGGAQSAPGSDEPRKEQ
- a CDS encoding arylamine N-acetyltransferase family protein; amino-acid sequence: MAVGEGVGVGGWQGELLDLEGYLGRTGFRGERAATEGVLRELVRAHVTALPFENFDAVLGAAIPLDVPAVQDKMLRRRRGGYCYEHAALFAAALERLGFRFTALHGRVTLGSEKVTPATHALLLAEIPGDDRRWLCDVGYGAGPLEPLELLDGARSEAGGWPFRLERRPGEFGIDHWWLHHRGPDGWVDRHTFTLTPQHPVDYVGGSHYVGTHPRSPFTRRAYAQRFDGRRHQILDGDEWTTVLPDGTRSSRTVHPRDLGRVLGEEFAIVLDEDTAALLADRTAANTPPPR